In the Lepus europaeus isolate LE1 chromosome 18, mLepTim1.pri, whole genome shotgun sequence genome, one interval contains:
- the LOC133777000 gene encoding cytochrome c oxidase assembly protein COX11, mitochondrial, which translates to MGGLWRPGWRWIAFWGERCSRLGPSFGAAERVEPFLRLGCSGTRSAVTGLRRLGTWKRPSRARDPAEQPGRRLKSTNPFTRAQEEDWRRRNKTVLTYVAAAAVGMLGASYAAVPLYRLYCQTTGLGGSAVAGHASDQIENMVPVKDRIIKVTFNADVHASLQWNFRPQQTEIYVVPGETALAFYKAKNPTDKPVIGISTYNVVPFEAGQYFNKIQCFCFEEQRLNPQEEVDMPVFFYIDPEFAEDPRMVNVDLITLSYTFFEAKEGHKLPVPGYN; encoded by the exons ATGGGAGGGCTCTGGCGTCCGGGATGGAGGTGGATCGCTTTCTGGGGCGAGCGCTGCAGCCGCCTTGGGCCTTCGTTCGGGGCTGCGGAGAGGGTAGAGCCATTTCTTAGGCTAGGGTGCAGCGGGACAAGAAGTGCTGTGACGGGGTTGAGGCGGCTCGGGACATGGAAGCGGCCGAGCCGGGCCCGGGACCCGGCCGAACAGCCCGGGCGCCGCTTGAAGAGCACGAACCCTTTCACGCGCGCGCAAGAGGAGGACTGGCGGCGGCGGAACAAGACGGTGCTCACGTACGTGGCCGCGGCCGCCGTAGGCATGCTGGGGGCGTCCTACGCCGCCGTGCCCCTGTATCGGCTCTATTGCcag ACCACTGGACTTGGAGGATCAGCAGTAGCAGGTCACGCATCAGACCAGATTGAGAACATGGTACCAGTTAAGGATCGAATCATTAAAGTTACCTTTAATGCAGATGTGCACGCAAGTCTCCAGTGGAACTTTAGACCTCAGCAAACGGAAATATAT gTGGTGCCAGGAGAGACTGCACTTGCATTTTATAAAGCTAAGAATCCTACTGACAAACCAGTAATTGGAATTTCTACGTACAATGTTGTGCCATTTGAAGCCGGgcagtatttcaataaaatacag TGTTTCTGTTTTGAAGAACAAAGGCTTAATCCCCAAGAGGAAGTGGATATGCCAGTGTTTTTCTACATTGACCCTGAATTTGCTGAAGATCCAAGAATGGTGAATGTGGACCTCATCACGCTTTCTTACACATTTTTTGAAGCAAAGGAAGGGCACAAGTTGCCAGTTCCAGGCTACAACTGA